A DNA window from Allokutzneria albata contains the following coding sequences:
- a CDS encoding L,D-transpeptidase, whose amino-acid sequence MALAAVLSLVACSGDSTPAPDAPPVAKVAADPVDGAKDISPATPFKVTVAQGALTEVNLVDAEGKAVKGELAPDRLSWTSTGKLAFEKSYTWTGKATGTDNKPVEAKGGFTTLKPGKLIRATVNPTDNAVVGIAMPIKVEFDAKIKDKAAAEKALSVETTPKVEGAWAWLNDREVHYRPEKYWPANTKIKVRADLFAVPYGDGNFGRADVSTQFSIGRAQIVKAHTPSHKLVVQRDGQTVATYPASYGKDGNKDLNTPNGTYIVMQKNPVEKMDNPKYGYTNVMKKWAVRISNHGEFIHENNDNAANIGRANTSHGCANLLEADAKRFFDSALVGDPVEVTGSAGTIAPQYDVYDWQLTWNQWLSKSALR is encoded by the coding sequence ATGGCGCTCGCCGCAGTTCTCTCGCTGGTCGCGTGCAGTGGCGACAGCACCCCCGCGCCGGACGCGCCGCCGGTGGCGAAGGTGGCCGCGGACCCGGTCGACGGCGCCAAGGACATCAGCCCGGCCACCCCGTTCAAGGTCACCGTCGCCCAGGGCGCCCTGACCGAGGTGAACCTCGTCGACGCCGAGGGCAAGGCGGTCAAGGGCGAGCTGGCCCCGGACCGGCTGAGCTGGACCAGCACCGGGAAGCTGGCCTTCGAGAAGAGCTACACCTGGACCGGCAAGGCCACCGGCACCGACAACAAGCCGGTCGAGGCCAAGGGCGGCTTCACCACCCTCAAGCCGGGCAAGCTGATCCGGGCCACGGTGAACCCCACCGACAACGCCGTCGTCGGCATCGCCATGCCGATCAAGGTCGAGTTCGACGCGAAGATCAAGGACAAGGCCGCGGCCGAGAAGGCGCTGAGCGTGGAGACCACGCCGAAGGTCGAGGGCGCGTGGGCCTGGCTCAACGACCGCGAGGTGCACTACCGGCCGGAGAAGTACTGGCCGGCCAACACCAAGATCAAGGTGCGTGCGGACCTCTTCGCGGTGCCCTACGGCGACGGCAACTTCGGGCGCGCCGACGTGAGCACGCAGTTCAGCATCGGCCGCGCGCAGATCGTCAAGGCGCACACGCCCTCGCACAAGCTCGTCGTGCAGCGGGACGGGCAGACCGTCGCCACCTACCCGGCCAGCTACGGCAAGGACGGGAACAAGGACCTGAACACGCCCAACGGCACCTACATCGTGATGCAGAAGAACCCCGTCGAGAAGATGGACAACCCGAAGTACGGCTACACCAACGTGATGAAGAAGTGGGCCGTCCGGATCTCCAACCACGGTGAGTTCATCCACGAGAACAACGACAACGCGGCGAACATCGGCAGGGCCAACACCTCGCACGGCTGTGCCAACCTGCTGGAAGCCGACGCCAAGAGGTTCTTCGACAGCGCACTGGTCGGCGATCCCGTCGAGGTCACCGGCTCCGCGGGCACCATCGCACCGCAGTACGACGTCTACGACTGGCAGCTGACCTGGAACCAGTGGCTGTCCAAGTCGGCCCTCCGCTGA
- a CDS encoding chymotrypsin family serine protease, which translates to MAGDTRAWRRDEIRPVKRRVEDAFLDLPGVVGVDIAEKRVAGLPSGVLAISVSVLDKRPADRLPAWQLLPREVEGVPVDVVRDDVLLHTALMRADSAPEPPPEAYSTLLGGISIGPCRPIRLGPPQAPEYGEYVTVGTLGLLVTDLLGSGEVLGLTSFHVACVDDGWTIGDELTHPSRVDGGRCPDDVCGSLARGAFSSKVDGALIRFRQGRPIEPSIVGIGPVTGHAAARIGAPVRKRGRSTGLTAGVVVSVDATVQLDYGAGLGVRRMRDQVRIEVAAGRFGDRGDSGAAVVDQSGRVVGLHFAGNQGGTVGYANPIEPVLAELVVGVCTG; encoded by the coding sequence ATGGCGGGCGACACCCGGGCCTGGCGAAGGGACGAGATCCGACCGGTGAAGCGGCGGGTCGAAGACGCTTTTCTCGATCTACCAGGGGTCGTCGGCGTGGACATCGCCGAGAAGCGCGTCGCGGGACTGCCGAGCGGGGTACTGGCGATCTCGGTCTCGGTCCTGGACAAGCGCCCGGCGGACCGTTTGCCGGCATGGCAACTCCTGCCCCGCGAGGTCGAGGGCGTTCCGGTGGACGTGGTGCGCGACGACGTGCTGCTGCACACGGCGCTGATGCGCGCGGACTCCGCGCCGGAACCGCCGCCGGAGGCGTACTCCACCCTGCTCGGCGGGATCAGCATCGGTCCGTGCCGCCCGATCCGGCTCGGTCCGCCGCAGGCGCCGGAGTACGGCGAGTACGTCACCGTCGGCACGCTCGGCCTGCTGGTGACCGACCTGCTCGGCAGCGGGGAGGTGCTCGGTCTGACCAGTTTCCACGTCGCCTGCGTCGACGACGGCTGGACCATCGGCGACGAGCTCACCCACCCGTCCAGGGTGGACGGAGGTCGGTGCCCGGACGACGTCTGCGGCAGCCTCGCCCGCGGCGCCTTCTCGTCCAAAGTGGACGGTGCGCTGATCAGGTTCCGGCAGGGGCGGCCCATCGAGCCCTCGATCGTCGGCATCGGGCCGGTGACCGGGCACGCGGCGGCGCGCATCGGCGCCCCGGTCCGCAAGCGCGGGCGCAGCACCGGGCTCACCGCGGGCGTCGTGGTCTCGGTGGACGCCACGGTGCAGCTCGACTACGGCGCGGGACTCGGGGTGCGCCGGATGCGCGACCAGGTGCGGATCGAGGTGGCCGCCGGGCGCTTCGGCGACCGGGGCGATTCCGGGGCGGCCGTCGTGGACCAGTCCGGTCGTGTTGTCGGCCTCCACTTCGCGGGTAACCAGGGAGGGACGGTCGGGTACGCCAATCCGATCGAGCCCGTGCTGGCTGAGCTGGTCGTCGGCGTTTGCACCGGTTGA
- a CDS encoding UDP-N-acetylmuramate dehydrogenase, giving the protein MTTPPSATEPVALADHTTLRLGGPAARFVNATTAAELVEVVRAADAAREPLLVLGGGSNLVIADSGFDGAVVRIGTSGRRIDRLSDGRVQLTVEAGEDWDEVVAHTVANDLGGLECLSGIPGLVGATPVQNVGAYGVEITDVLVSVDLLDRESGQVRMVPAAELGLAYRTSVLKGKDNAVVLRARFALTDGGKSAPIAYAELARTLGVQVGDRAPVRDVRDTVLELRRGKGMVLDPVDNDTWSAGSFFTNPIIGEGDEVLSVLERASARAGGGPVTMPTYPAGEGRVKLSAAWLIERAGFHKGYSARDGRVSLSTKHTLALTNRGSASTEDLLALAAEVRDGVDAAFGVRLHPEPVLVGCAL; this is encoded by the coding sequence GTGACCACACCGCCGTCCGCCACCGAACCCGTCGCGCTCGCCGACCACACAACGCTGCGCCTCGGTGGGCCCGCGGCCCGGTTCGTCAACGCCACCACCGCCGCCGAGCTGGTCGAGGTCGTCCGCGCCGCCGACGCCGCGCGGGAGCCGCTGCTGGTCCTCGGGGGCGGCTCGAACCTGGTGATCGCCGACTCCGGCTTCGACGGCGCGGTGGTCCGCATCGGCACCTCAGGAAGGCGCATCGACCGGCTCAGCGACGGCCGGGTGCAGCTGACCGTGGAGGCGGGCGAGGACTGGGACGAGGTGGTCGCGCACACCGTGGCCAACGACCTCGGCGGCCTGGAGTGCCTGTCCGGTATCCCCGGCCTGGTCGGCGCCACCCCGGTGCAGAACGTCGGCGCGTACGGCGTGGAGATCACCGACGTGCTGGTCTCGGTGGACCTGCTGGACCGGGAGAGCGGCCAGGTGCGCATGGTGCCCGCCGCCGAGCTGGGGCTGGCCTACCGGACGAGCGTGCTCAAGGGCAAGGACAACGCCGTCGTGCTGCGGGCGCGGTTCGCGCTGACCGACGGCGGGAAGTCCGCCCCGATCGCCTACGCCGAGCTGGCCCGCACCCTCGGGGTCCAGGTCGGCGACCGGGCACCGGTCCGCGATGTCCGCGACACCGTGCTGGAACTGCGGCGCGGCAAGGGAATGGTGCTCGACCCGGTCGACAACGACACGTGGAGCGCGGGTTCCTTCTTCACCAACCCGATCATCGGCGAGGGCGACGAGGTGCTCTCGGTGCTGGAGCGGGCCTCCGCGCGCGCCGGGGGCGGTCCCGTCACCATGCCCACCTACCCCGCGGGCGAGGGCAGGGTGAAGCTCTCCGCGGCCTGGCTGATCGAACGCGCCGGTTTCCACAAGGGCTACAGCGCCCGGGACGGCCGGGTCTCGTTGTCCACCAAGCACACCCTCGCGCTGACCAACCGCGGTTCGGCGAGCACCGAGGACCTGCTCGCGCTGGCCGCCGAGGTGCGCGACGGCGTGGACGCGGCGTTCGGCGTCCGGCTGCACCCCGAGCCGGTGCTCGTCGGCTGCGCGCTTTAG
- a CDS encoding DUF2505 domain-containing protein, whose protein sequence is MATSTETSHEFPFPAPALLAALTDADYLRARLAAVGGAKAELVSHESADGESKAVLKQGVPADKLPSFVRSLVNGDLVIERTERWRAAGEGAVGTVVASVPGAPASINCSLQLRPSGAGAELLSALEVRVSLPFVGGKVEKAIVEQIGKLLDAENTFTLNWLRDQQ, encoded by the coding sequence GTGGCCACCAGCACCGAGACCTCACACGAGTTCCCGTTCCCGGCGCCCGCGCTGCTCGCGGCGCTGACCGACGCCGACTACCTGCGCGCGCGGCTCGCCGCGGTCGGCGGCGCCAAGGCGGAGCTCGTCTCCCACGAGAGCGCCGACGGCGAGAGCAAGGCCGTGCTCAAGCAGGGCGTTCCCGCGGACAAGCTGCCCTCCTTCGTCCGGTCGTTGGTCAACGGCGACCTGGTGATCGAGCGCACCGAGCGCTGGCGCGCCGCGGGTGAGGGCGCGGTCGGCACGGTCGTGGCCTCGGTGCCCGGCGCCCCCGCGTCGATCAACTGCTCGCTGCAGCTGCGGCCGAGCGGCGCGGGCGCGGAGCTGCTCAGCGCGCTGGAGGTGCGGGTGTCGCTGCCCTTCGTCGGCGGCAAGGTGGAGAAGGCGATCGTGGAGCAGATCGGCAAGCTGCTCGACGCGGAGAACACCTTCACGCTGAACTGGCTGCGCGACCAGCAGTGA
- a CDS encoding class I SAM-dependent methyltransferase, translating into MVSTPQVGEVLRGAADPLVIDLGYGSSPVTTVEMAQRLRVVRPDLRVLGLEIDADRVAAGAAVADPPLLEFRRGGFELAGRRPVLVRAFNVLRQYTEADAEQAWQTMLSGLAPGGLLVEGTCDEIGRRCCWVTLDSSGPLTMTFACKPGDIEAPSELAERLPKSLIHRNVPGERVHELLSDLDSCWATAAPFVPFGPRARWAEAVRLFADRGWPVRDHHRRWRLGEVTVDWSAVAPAS; encoded by the coding sequence ATGGTGTCGACCCCCCAGGTCGGCGAGGTGTTGCGGGGCGCGGCGGACCCGCTGGTGATCGACCTCGGCTACGGCTCGTCGCCGGTGACCACGGTGGAGATGGCGCAGCGGCTGCGCGTGGTGCGCCCCGACCTGCGCGTGCTCGGCCTGGAGATCGACGCGGACCGCGTCGCCGCGGGTGCGGCGGTCGCCGATCCGCCGCTGCTGGAGTTCCGCAGGGGCGGCTTCGAGCTGGCCGGACGGCGCCCGGTCCTGGTGCGCGCGTTCAACGTGCTGCGCCAGTACACCGAGGCGGACGCGGAGCAGGCGTGGCAGACGATGCTCTCCGGCCTGGCTCCCGGTGGGTTGCTGGTGGAGGGCACCTGCGACGAGATCGGCAGGCGGTGCTGCTGGGTCACGCTCGACTCCTCCGGCCCGTTGACGATGACCTTCGCCTGCAAGCCCGGCGACATCGAGGCACCGTCCGAGCTGGCCGAGCGGCTGCCGAAGTCGCTGATCCACCGCAACGTCCCCGGCGAGCGCGTGCACGAGCTGCTGTCCGACCTGGACAGTTGCTGGGCGACCGCGGCGCCCTTCGTCCCCTTCGGCCCCCGCGCCCGCTGGGCCGAGGCCGTCCGCCTGTTCGCCGACCGCGGTTGGCCGGTCCGCGACCACCACCGCCGCTGGCGCCTCGGTGAGGTCACCGTCGACTGGTCCGCCGTCGCCCCGGCGTCCTAG
- a CDS encoding maleylpyruvate isomerase family mycothiol-dependent enzyme, with protein MEHADFVKHVREQAAALREAAVAAGPEAKVPSCPGWTVLDLVRHIANVHSRVAEILVAQDITAPPEFPHAPKQWDESLEWWDARLATLVDRFAELDQDKPTWTFTAGLGTVRGWARRQAHETAIHRVDADLALGVDSRLIFDPGFAADGIDERLTLLPGDFGRTTASGTILFHAADAGRAWTMTLRPGRTPDVTPALDAAIHTDAVVAGTADAVYRAVWNRPSTAVITGAHELVEALPCP; from the coding sequence ATGGAGCACGCCGACTTCGTGAAGCACGTGCGGGAGCAGGCGGCGGCGCTGCGCGAGGCCGCGGTGGCCGCGGGACCGGAGGCGAAGGTGCCGTCCTGCCCCGGCTGGACAGTGCTGGACCTGGTGCGGCACATCGCGAACGTGCACTCGCGCGTCGCGGAAATCCTTGTCGCGCAGGACATCACCGCACCACCGGAGTTCCCGCACGCGCCGAAGCAGTGGGACGAGTCGCTGGAGTGGTGGGACGCCAGGCTCGCCACGTTGGTGGACCGCTTCGCCGAGCTGGACCAGGACAAGCCGACCTGGACGTTCACCGCGGGGCTCGGGACCGTCCGGGGGTGGGCGCGGCGGCAAGCGCACGAGACGGCCATCCACCGCGTGGACGCGGACCTGGCGCTCGGCGTCGACTCCCGGCTGATCTTCGATCCGGGGTTCGCCGCGGACGGCATCGACGAGCGGCTGACCTTGTTGCCGGGCGACTTCGGCAGGACGACCGCGAGCGGCACGATCCTCTTCCACGCCGCCGACGCGGGCCGCGCGTGGACGATGACGCTGCGCCCCGGGCGGACCCCCGACGTGACCCCCGCGCTGGACGCGGCGATCCACACCGACGCCGTGGTCGCGGGGACCGCGGACGCGGTCTACCGCGCCGTCTGGAACCGCCCGAGCACCGCGGTGATCACGGGTGCGCACGAGCTGGTGGAAGCTCTCCCCTGCCCGTGA
- a CDS encoding maleylpyruvate isomerase family mycothiol-dependent enzyme, protein MEHADLVDQITQHSAALLDAAVQAGPAAAVPTCPEWTVTDLVAHMARAHSWVRVIVETGEHAEFPEVPTEWQPLVDHWQEQTALLGQRLLAAGPDAPAWTFLPDLPQRASFWARRMAHEAAIHRVDAELAQGVDSRLIFDPGFAADGIDEALGWAPLVALRNTEASGSILFHAADAGRAWTLVLRAGKPVEVLPLQDSAIDADATMAGTADALYRAIWNRPSTAIRTGDRSLFDALPAI, encoded by the coding sequence ATGGAGCACGCCGACCTCGTCGACCAGATCACCCAGCACTCCGCCGCGCTGCTCGACGCGGCCGTGCAGGCCGGGCCTGCCGCCGCGGTGCCGACGTGTCCTGAGTGGACGGTCACCGACCTGGTCGCGCACATGGCCAGGGCGCACAGCTGGGTCCGCGTGATCGTCGAGACCGGCGAGCACGCGGAGTTCCCCGAGGTGCCGACCGAGTGGCAGCCGCTGGTGGACCACTGGCAGGAACAGACCGCACTGCTGGGTCAGCGCCTGCTGGCGGCGGGGCCGGACGCGCCGGCCTGGACCTTCCTGCCGGACCTCCCCCAGCGGGCGTCCTTCTGGGCCCGCCGCATGGCGCACGAGGCCGCCATCCACCGCGTGGACGCGGAGCTGGCCCAGGGCGTGGACTCGCGGCTGATCTTCGACCCGGGGTTCGCCGCGGACGGCATCGACGAGGCGCTGGGCTGGGCCCCGCTGGTGGCGCTCAGGAACACCGAGGCCTCCGGCAGCATCCTGTTCCACGCGGCCGACGCGGGCCGGGCCTGGACGCTCGTGCTGCGCGCGGGCAAGCCCGTCGAGGTGCTGCCGTTGCAGGACTCGGCGATCGACGCGGACGCGACCATGGCGGGCACGGCGGACGCGCTCTACCGGGCGATCTGGAACCGGCCCAGCACGGCGATCCGGACCGGGGACCGGTCGCTGTTCGACGCGCTCCCCGCGATCTGA
- the purU gene encoding formyltetrahydrofolate deformylase — protein MSSPERRYVITLGCPDRSGIVAKISTFLAEFGGWIVEAAYHTDRDTNWFFTRQEVRADSLPFDLAELRRRFAEVAAELGSRTDWRVSDTGVPRRVVILVSKAGHCLYDLLGRVASGELDVDVRAVIGNHADLAGITRAHGIPFHHVPFPGPGENPEGKEAAFNQIRQIVDSHHPDAVVLARFMQVLPPELCAAWAGKALNIHHSFLPSFIGARPYHQAYARGVKLVGATCHYVTAELDAGPIIEQDVIRVDHTDSSADMIRKGRDIEKVVLARGLRWHVEDRVLVHGNRTVVFH, from the coding sequence ATGTCCAGCCCTGAACGCCGCTACGTCATCACCCTCGGCTGTCCCGACCGCTCCGGGATCGTCGCCAAGATCTCGACGTTCCTCGCGGAGTTCGGCGGCTGGATCGTGGAGGCGGCCTACCACACCGACCGCGACACCAACTGGTTCTTCACCCGCCAGGAGGTCCGCGCCGACTCGCTGCCGTTCGACCTGGCGGAGCTGCGCAGGCGGTTCGCCGAGGTCGCGGCGGAGCTGGGCAGCCGCACCGACTGGCGGGTCAGCGACACCGGTGTGCCGCGGCGGGTGGTGATCCTGGTCTCCAAGGCCGGGCACTGCCTGTACGACCTGCTCGGCCGGGTCGCCTCCGGGGAGCTGGACGTGGACGTGCGCGCGGTGATCGGCAACCACGCGGACCTGGCCGGGATCACCAGGGCGCACGGGATCCCGTTCCACCACGTGCCCTTCCCCGGCCCCGGTGAGAACCCCGAGGGCAAGGAGGCGGCGTTCAACCAGATCCGCCAGATCGTCGACTCACACCACCCGGACGCCGTGGTGCTGGCCCGGTTCATGCAGGTGCTGCCGCCGGAGCTGTGCGCGGCGTGGGCGGGCAAGGCGCTCAACATCCACCACAGCTTCCTGCCGTCGTTCATCGGCGCCCGGCCCTACCACCAGGCGTACGCCCGCGGGGTGAAGCTCGTCGGCGCGACCTGCCACTACGTCACCGCCGAGCTGGACGCGGGGCCGATCATCGAGCAGGACGTCATCCGGGTCGACCACACCGACAGCAGCGCGGACATGATCCGCAAGGGCCGCGACATCGAGAAGGTCGTCCTCGCGCGCGGTCTGCGCTGGCACGTCGAGGACCGCGTCCTGGTGCACGGCAACCGAACTGTGGTCTTCCACTAG
- a CDS encoding class I SAM-dependent methyltransferase, giving the protein MPDYEVEAAEYDSTRGGEPRARAAAAAIERLLPPGPVLDVAVGTGIVAAAMTRPVIGVDLSAAMLGHAVRRLPGRVARADARRLPARSDSVASVTAIWLLHLMPDSEAVVREVARVLRPGGVLVCTVDKRAAHRLAEGNPAMPGARDERARVEALGARYGLAVCGEGSFVGHGQEHEPVFPLLALAKG; this is encoded by the coding sequence ATGCCCGACTACGAGGTCGAGGCCGCGGAGTACGACTCGACCCGCGGCGGTGAGCCACGCGCACGTGCCGCGGCTGCCGCGATCGAACGACTGCTGCCGCCCGGCCCGGTGCTCGATGTCGCTGTGGGCACGGGGATCGTGGCCGCGGCGATGACCCGTCCGGTGATTGGTGTTGATCTATCTGCGGCGATGCTCGGGCACGCGGTGCGGCGGTTGCCGGGGCGGGTGGCCCGGGCGGATGCGCGCCGCCTGCCCGCCAGGTCGGACAGCGTCGCCTCGGTGACCGCGATCTGGTTGCTGCACCTGATGCCCGACTCGGAGGCCGTGGTGCGCGAGGTCGCCCGCGTGCTCCGTCCCGGCGGAGTGTTGGTGTGCACCGTGGACAAACGAGCCGCACACCGCCTGGCAGAGGGCAATCCCGCCATGCCTGGCGCGCGGGACGAGCGCGCCCGCGTGGAGGCTTTGGGCGCGCGGTACGGCCTCGCGGTGTGCGGCGAGGGCTCCTTCGTCGGCCACGGCCAGGAGCACGAGCCGGTGTTCCCGTTGCTGGCCCTGGCGAAGGGCTAG
- a CDS encoding YbaK/EbsC family protein, which yields MTWTIAGSLTVLPAAEHPELLAEPVAKALSALPDTDRDRVGVAEIDPELADTTAFCAKYGSPLEASANCVVISGKRGDTVRFAACLVLATTRADVNGLARKRLEARKASFAPMDEAVSLTGMAYGGITPLGLPQDWPVLLDSAVAAAPELVIGSGVRSSKLFVPGDVLARLAAAEVVEGLGR from the coding sequence ATGACCTGGACCATCGCCGGATCGCTCACCGTCCTGCCCGCCGCCGAGCACCCGGAGCTGCTCGCCGAGCCGGTCGCGAAGGCCCTCAGCGCGCTGCCCGACACCGACCGCGACCGCGTCGGCGTTGCCGAGATCGACCCGGAGCTGGCCGACACGACGGCGTTCTGCGCGAAGTACGGCTCGCCGCTGGAGGCTTCGGCGAACTGCGTGGTGATCAGCGGCAAGCGCGGCGACACGGTGCGCTTCGCGGCGTGCCTGGTGCTGGCCACCACCCGTGCGGACGTGAACGGTCTGGCGCGCAAGCGGTTGGAGGCCCGCAAGGCGTCCTTCGCACCCATGGACGAGGCGGTCAGCCTGACGGGCATGGCCTACGGCGGCATCACGCCGCTGGGGTTGCCGCAGGACTGGCCGGTCCTGCTGGACTCCGCCGTCGCCGCCGCGCCTGAGCTGGTGATCGGCAGTGGTGTGCGCTCCAGCAAGCTGTTCGTCCCGGGCGATGTCCTCGCGCGCCTGGCCGCCGCCGAGGTCGTGGAGGGCCTGGGGCGGTGA
- a CDS encoding type 1 glutamine amidotransferase domain-containing protein translates to MAEYLKRVAFMVADEGIEQIELTSPWQAVLDAPAEPRLLGPQLGTVRGFNHLDPADSFSVDVAIEDAAPTDYAGLVLPGGVGNADKLRMNPHAVRFVKELAAAGKPIAAICHAPWLLVEADVVRGKTLTSYPSLATDIRNAGAHWVDEEVFVCPGGGWNLITSRTPKDLDAFNAAILKVFSLGA, encoded by the coding sequence ATGGCCGAATACCTGAAGAGAGTCGCGTTCATGGTGGCCGACGAGGGCATCGAGCAGATCGAGCTCACCTCGCCGTGGCAGGCCGTGCTCGACGCTCCCGCCGAACCGCGCCTGCTCGGCCCGCAGCTGGGCACGGTGCGCGGCTTCAACCACCTCGACCCCGCCGACTCGTTCTCCGTCGACGTCGCGATCGAGGACGCCGCGCCCACCGACTACGCCGGGCTCGTCCTGCCCGGCGGCGTGGGGAACGCCGACAAGCTCCGGATGAACCCGCACGCCGTGCGCTTCGTGAAGGAGCTGGCCGCCGCGGGCAAGCCGATCGCGGCGATCTGCCACGCGCCGTGGCTGCTGGTCGAGGCGGACGTGGTGCGGGGCAAGACCCTGACCTCCTACCCGAGCCTGGCGACGGACATCCGCAACGCGGGCGCGCACTGGGTGGACGAGGAGGTCTTCGTCTGCCCCGGCGGCGGGTGGAACCTGATCACCAGCCGCACGCCCAAGGACCTGGACGCCTTCAACGCCGCCATCCTGAAGGTGTTTAGCCTGGGCGCATGA
- a CDS encoding alpha/beta fold hydrolase: MTWQAHGSGDPVTVVVPGLGTTPGEARLPASGLPGTRVVLTLPGHGDAPGAPPGYWRYDRVADDVASVADEVGATAAIGTSLGAAALINLVAREPERFDRLALLLPAALTEPRRDPNLPLLRQAAAVARGDRAELRELMLEHLPRDIELGDYVDTRIAALMRLGDALAALPGQAPLSDPAQVAGVTADVLVIAATGDGQHPREVGEAVAKAFPHGRLEVLPTRAPLLTHRPRVRQLLTDWLARPSLG; encoded by the coding sequence GTGACCTGGCAGGCCCACGGCTCGGGTGACCCGGTCACCGTCGTGGTGCCCGGCCTGGGGACCACACCCGGCGAGGCCAGGCTGCCCGCCTCCGGTCTGCCGGGCACCCGCGTGGTGCTGACCCTGCCCGGCCACGGCGACGCCCCCGGCGCCCCGCCCGGGTACTGGCGCTACGACCGGGTGGCCGACGACGTCGCCTCGGTCGCCGACGAGGTCGGTGCCACCGCCGCGATCGGCACCTCGCTCGGCGCGGCCGCCTTGATCAACCTCGTCGCCCGCGAGCCGGAGCGCTTCGACCGGCTCGCGCTGCTGCTGCCCGCCGCGCTGACCGAACCGCGCAGGGACCCGAACCTCCCGTTGCTCCGCCAGGCCGCCGCCGTGGCCCGTGGGGACCGCGCTGAGCTGCGCGAACTCATGCTGGAGCACCTGCCCCGGGACATCGAGCTCGGCGACTACGTCGACACCAGGATCGCAGCGCTGATGCGACTCGGCGACGCGCTCGCGGCCTTGCCCGGCCAGGCCCCGCTGAGCGATCCTGCGCAGGTCGCGGGCGTCACCGCGGACGTGCTGGTGATCGCGGCGACCGGCGACGGCCAGCACCCGCGGGAGGTCGGCGAGGCCGTGGCGAAGGCGTTCCCGCACGGGCGGCTCGAAGTGCTGCCGACGCGTGCGCCGCTGCTCACCCATCGGCCCCGGGTGCGGCAGTTGCTGACGGACTGGCTTGCCCGGCCCAGCCTTGGGTAG
- a CDS encoding DUF2516 family protein, protein MLRPDAVILLLIYWAAIPFGVYAFGHALMQRADAFTVADKLTKPAWLGISGGATAALILFQFGGPGTFFWMAGLVAVLVYIVDVRPRLVEVQRGPRW, encoded by the coding sequence GTGTTGAGGCCAGACGCAGTCATTCTGCTTCTCATCTACTGGGCGGCGATCCCGTTCGGTGTGTACGCGTTCGGCCACGCCCTGATGCAGCGTGCCGATGCCTTCACCGTGGCGGACAAGCTGACCAAGCCCGCGTGGCTGGGCATCTCCGGTGGCGCCACCGCGGCGTTGATCCTGTTCCAGTTCGGCGGACCCGGGACCTTCTTCTGGATGGCCGGGCTGGTCGCGGTGCTGGTCTACATCGTCGACGTGCGCCCCCGGCTGGTCGAGGTCCAGCGCGGCCCGCGTTGGTGA